A single region of the Lotus japonicus ecotype B-129 chromosome 4, LjGifu_v1.2 genome encodes:
- the LOC130711064 gene encoding RNA-dependent RNA polymerase 2, with product MGVPTGKPTVRIFNIPQSATAKDLLAFLKSTFGPSSIYALEIFSDYSNWKSRGSGRVQFEDLATKSRALSLAESQKLIFKSHFLRLSENSDDIIPRPPLPQHRLNNTILNAGFTVGPDDFVILDTWDGVQGWIMPERRKLEFWVWFQGECYKLEIPFEDILETVGYASGDDGKPPDALILKLKYGPRIYQRKSGPDIASKFKADRYHFCKDDIEFLWVRTTDFSPIKSIGHSTSFFWEIDEESSSLDVFQSFPLYRVSLKDLNLDQKYSCSATETVPLVKCGPGSKLPYEDLFQLNCLVHTQKISLASVNDELIALFGSLTDETKAMVFQKLHKLNSTCYDPLEFVNTQLHVLSSRRKRHLPSAQKRLADNNIMSCHRALITPTKIYCLGPELETSNHVVKHFAQYASDFMRITFVEEDWSKLPSNAVSTTVHKGIFSKPFKTEIYKRILTILRDGIVIGSKRFEFLAFSASQLRSNSVWVFASNDHVKAADIREWMGCFNNIRSVSKCAARMGQLFSSSKQTFEVLPQEVEIIPDIEVNSDGVDYCFSDGIGKISLSFARQVAQKLKLDQSRIPSAFQIRYGGYKGVIALDRHSFRKLSLRGSMLKFESDNRMLCVTKWSESMPCFLNREIISLLSTLGVKDEALLAMQQEQLHLLGRMLTDREAALDVLESLSGVDSKSILVKMLHQFYEPNSEPYLSMMLKAHYTEQLSDLKSRCRICVPKGRLLVGCLDETGILNYGQVFVRVTVNKTMENSGDDSLRKVDGDDSTRIIVGKVIVTKNPCLHPGDVRVLDAIYHEELEENGMRDCLVFPQKGHRPHPNECSGGDLDGDLFFISWDKDLIPCKTEEPMDYTARRPRIMDHMVTLEEIQQFFVDYMINDTLGAISTAHLVHADREPDKARSSKCLELAQLHSMAVDFAKTGAPAAMPRVLKPRVFPDFMERFEKPMYISNGVLGKLYRALVESKLQASSNVVWSEKLAEDAYDLNLEANGFEAFLETASSHKEMYAEKMTALMKFYGAETEDELLTGNLQNRASYLQRDNRRYTDMKDRILISVKDLQREAKEWFEADCQQHEYQAMASAWYHVTYHPKYYHESSSFLSFPWIVGDILLHIKSVNSKVLS from the exons ATGGGGGTTCCGACTGGTAAACCCACCGTCCGCATCTTCAACATTCCCCAATCCGCCACCGCCAAGGACCTCCTCGCCTTCCTCAAGTCCACATTTGGTCCCTCCTCCATCTACGCCCTCGAAATCTTTTCCGATTACTCCAACTGGAAGTCTCGCGGCTCCGGCCGCGTCCAGTTCGAGGACCTCGCCACCAAGTCCCGCGCCCTCTCTCTCGCCGAATCCCAGAAGCTCATCTTCAAGTCCCACTTCCTCCGCCTCTCCGAAAACTCCGATGATATCATCCCCCGGCCTCCGCTCCCCCAACACCGCCTCAACAACACCATCCTCAATGCAGGCTTCACCGTCGGACCTGACGATTTTGTTATTCTCGACACCTGGGATGGTGTTCAGGGGTGGATCATGCCAGAACGGAGGAaacttgaattctgggtctggTTCCAAGGGGAGTGTTACAAGCTTGAAATCCCTTTTGAAGATATTTTGGAGACTGTTGGCTATGCTTCTGGTGATGATGGTAAACCCCCAGATGCCCTCATCTTGAAG cTGAAATATGGGCCAAGGATATATCAGAGGAAATCAGGGCCAGATATAGCCTCCAAGTTTAAGGCTGATAGGTACCATTTCTGTAAGGATGATATCGAGTTTCTTTGGGTGCGAACAACAGACTTCTCGCCCATCAAGTCGATTGGGCACTCCACATCGTTTTTTTGGGAAATTGACGAAGAATCATCTTCTTTGGATGTTTTTCAAAGTTTTCCATTGTACAGAGTAAGTCTGAAAGATCTAAATCTGGATCAGAAATATTCATGCTCTGCCACAGAAACAGTTCCGCTGGTGAAATGTGGTCCTGGTTCCAAGCTTCCTTATGAGGATCTTTTCCAATTGAATTGCCTTGTCCATACTCAGAAAATCAGTCTTGCTTCAGTGAATGATGAATTGATTGCCTTGTTTGGAAGCTTAACTGATGAAACCAAAGCCATGGTTTTTCAGAAATTGCACAAACTGAATTCAACTTGTTATGATCCCTTAGAATTTGTGAACACTCAATTGCACGTGCTGAGCAGCAGAAGAAAAAGGCATCTTCCATCAGCGCAGAAAAGGTTGGCAGATAACAACATAATGAGTTGTCATAGAGCACTGATTACCCCAACGAAGATTTATTGCCTTGGACCGGAGCTTGAAACCTCAAATCATGTGGTAAAGCATTTTGCACAGTATGCTTCGGATTTCATGAGGATTACTTTTGTTGAAGAGGATTGGAGTAAGCTTCCATCTAATGCGGTATCAACTACTGTACACAAGGGAATCTTCTCAAAGCCttttaaaactgaaatataTAAGCGGATATTGACTATTCTTCGAGATGGGATTGTGATTGGATCAAAAAGATTTGAGTTTCTAGCCTTCTCTGCTAGTCAACTGCGGTCAAATTCCGTTTGGGTATTTGCTTCTAATGACCATGTGAAAGCAGCAGATATCAGAGAATGGATGGGATGTTTCAACAACATTCGTAGTGTTTCTAAATGTGCAGCAAGGATGGGTCAGCTGTTCAGTTCTTCCAAGCAAACTTTTGAAGTCCTTCCTCAAGAAGTGGAAATAATTCCAGATATTGAAGTGAACTCTGATGGTGTAGACTACTGTTTCTCTGATGGCATTGGAAAAATTTCCCTATCTTTTGCAAGGCAAGTTGCTCAAAAGTTAAAATTGGATCAGAGTCGAATTCCATCAGCATTTCAAATTCGGTATGGTGGATATAAAGGTGTTATTGCTCTGGATCGCCATTCCTTTAGGAAGTTATCATTGCGCGGCAGTATGCTTAAGTTTGAATCCGACAACAGGATGCTCTGTGTTACTAAATGGAGTGAGTCAATGCCTTGCTTTCTCAATCGAGAGATTATATCCCTGCTGTCGACCTTAGGGGTAAAAGATGAGGCGCTTTTGGCTATGCAACAGGAACAGTTGCATTTGCTTGGAAGGATGTTGACTGATAGGGAGGCAGCACTGGATGTTCTGGAAAGTTTGAGTGgagttgattcaaaaagcattcTGGTAAAGATGTTGCATCAGTTTTATGAACCAAACAGTGAGCCTTATCTATCGATGATGCTTAAGGCTCACTATACGGAGCAATTATCTGATTTGAAAAGTAGATGCCGTATATGTGTTCCCAAGGGTCGACTCTTAGTAGGTTGCTTGGATGAAACTGGTATTTTAAATTATGGCCAAGTGTTTGTTCGCGTTACTGTAAATAAAACTATGGAAAATTCTGGAGATGATAGCTTAAGGAAAGTGGATGGTGATGATAGCACACGCATAATAGTGGGGAAGGTGATAGTCACCAAAAATCCTTGTCTTCACCCAGGAGACGTCAGAGTCCTTGATGCTATCTACCATGAAGAATTGGAGGAAAATGGTATGAGGGATTGCCTTGTATTTCCGCAAAAAGGACATAG GCCTCATCCAAATGAATGCTCGGGAGGTGATCTTGATGGAGATTTGTTTTTCATTAGCTGGGACAAAGATCTGATCCCGTGTAAAACCGAGGAACCAATGGACTACACAGCAAGGAGGCCTCGGATAATGGACCATATGGTAACACTAGAG GAAATCCAACAATTTTTTGTTGACTACATGATCAATGATACTCTGGGCGCTATCTCCACCGCACATCTAGTTCATGCTGACCGTGAACCAGATAAAGCCAGGAGCTCAAAATGTCTGGAGCTGGCACAGCTTCATTCCATGGCTGTTGACTTTGCAAAGACCGGTGCGCCTGCTGCGATGCCTAGAGTTTTGAAACCAAGAGTTTTTCCAGATTTCATGGAGAGGTTTGAAAAGCCTATGTATATCTCCAACGGGGTGCTGGGAAAACTTTACCGTGCCTTAGTTGAGTCAAAATTGCAGGCAAGTTCTAACGTTGTCTGGTCAGAGAAGCTTGCTGAAGACGCATATGATCTTAATCTTGAAGCTAATGGTTTTGAGGCCTTCCTTGAAACTGCATCAAGTCACAAAGAAATGTATGCAGAGAAGATGACCGCTTTAATGAAGTTCTATGGTGCAGAGACTGAGGATGAACTGCTAACCGGTAACCTGCAAAACCGAGCTTCGTATTTGCAGCGTGATAACCGGAGGTATACAGATATGAAGGATCGGATTCTGATCTCGGTGAAGGATCTTCAGCGTGAAGCCAAAGAATGGTTTGAAGCTGATTGTCAACAGCATGAATATCAAGCTATGGCGTCTGCATGGTATCATGTGACCTATCACCCAAAATATTACCATGAAAGCTCCAGTTTCTTGAGCTTTCCGTGGATAGTTGGTGACATTTTGTTGCACATTAAGTCTGTAAACAGTAAAGTACTCAGTTGA